The following proteins are co-located in the Streptomyces bottropensis ATCC 25435 genome:
- a CDS encoding NAD(+)--rifampin ADP-ribosyltransferase, translating into MRDGAGLAAELAAGDGAPRVYVVEPTGEFENDPNVTDRKFPGNPTRSYRSKEPLRVVDEVTDWTRQTPEALRMWQDRLAAIRVDDRAEIIN; encoded by the coding sequence TTGCGCGACGGCGCGGGACTTGCCGCCGAACTCGCCGCCGGTGACGGGGCGCCGCGCGTGTATGTCGTCGAACCGACCGGGGAGTTCGAGAACGACCCCAACGTCACCGACAGGAAGTTCCCGGGCAATCCCACCCGCTCCTATCGCAGCAAGGAGCCACTCCGGGTCGTCGACGAGGTCACCGACTGGACGCGACAGACACCCGAAGCCCTCCGGATGTGGCAGGACCGGCTTGCCGCGATCCGCGTGGATGATCGCGCCGAAATCATCAACTAG